The Papaver somniferum cultivar HN1 chromosome 6, ASM357369v1, whole genome shotgun sequence genome segment AGACATTCATATCCATATCCATTCGATTAGTTTAATGGAGTTTTTCAATTTGATTGCTCAATTCCTGAACTATTCTTTGATTCTTCCCATGTATTTCATTTGCAATTGATGATTCATCTATATTTGTGGTACGAATTTTGTTGTGTTTAAAGCTGAAAAGGCGAGGATacccaaaatatacctcaatctaaaacttttccacctataagtcctttctccaaaagtgattgtctatggactgagtcgggaaaatacaactaatcggttcccacttcgtgcgatcgtctatggatacgagatcgagacaatacgacaacaagataacttgtgtgattgactatggattcaagatcgagacaatacaacaacgaagtatgtttacttgataaaaggttcggacttaaccaaacacaataggattactatcaagtaaatatgaattaacgtttgtgtattttacttctaattataataaaaacaattataattgcggaaatagaaaagtaaaagacacaacaagattttgttaatgaggaaaccgcaaatgcagaaaaaccccgggaccttgtcttgaattgaatactctcaggattaagccgctatacaaaatcaaaccaacttcgtatagttgagaccaagcaactacaccTATACTCCACCTagtccatctgtattcccacgcctccaacttgtaataagtcacgtacttggaacaattcctttggttcgtattccaaacagtaaaggaacaacaaatatgtttggtaacaactcttttcaaccaagtgatgtgagttcgacaaaaggctcttctgtttatctcaataaactcctttgtcaggtccttagatctatctactaacaattaccaaaataattgtctagattttgcaatcaatactttgaatcacaaagaaacgtattgatgtcgatctactcaactaatcaatctaatataccacaaggataaaccgattatagttggatcctctttaaccgaaacaagtattgtgtgtacaccaaagattatgaacccaaatcagaaatcttcaaagtcttcttagatcttcaataaacacctgcacacaatcaacttgaatctcttgtgataaatcacgcacaaaacggattctgttaacaatggattattacaagacgtctttagatttaaaaacagtctaaagatcctcgtcgaaccttcgatctagtttgagtaaatcttatatcagaagagcagattctcaagcataaacaaactaggtgcaatcaaagttcaacaaccgttagtcaatcaaattaatcaaaaactaataataaaccgcaattatctagtttcccaccaacggtactaatagagcttatcaatcccaaagaagtctttaaactgagcggcggtaagagatttcgtctaattaggctactttcctctccgaataggtagctccaccagtaacaacacaactaggtagttttgctggctctgaggattagtttgctagaaatgcaaaatttaatatttatagaccaaggaagtttggaacctaaggaatttccaaaaccgaaaatattctctagatatgcaatatattccagatttggtttccataattcttggaaatgctttgtccaaaacaTTGATCGAAAATATCtttgaaaatatccaattagtaaatgcacattactaattttcatttttccaaaaataaaattaaaaaccttaattaaaagattctcaacttatttttcgatccgggattctcctttagctattaagggatatctttgaacaattaatgataagagttactgcacatgttcaaagtatgtcaacatctttactttgcaagtcctttttcatacttacaatcttggaaccgatttgacacacttccaaacaagtttagaattggttcatctgacttccaagaactatgtgattgattaagaacactcaatcacaaatcatgggtttaatggttataccaaaacaagtttcggttctacctccatgtgagtaccgtgcatagtcacactagttaccaaaattcggttgactaggtactaggatcggttccccgcatacttatggtaactaacttgtatttgttgcacatgtccataggatcggtaccccatcactaaaaacgtgttgcacattttCATAGGATTGGCTCCTCTCatcactaaaaacgtgttgcacctcttacaaggatcggttcccctcttgtgatcggttgcacctcttactagcaTCGGTtaccctttgcctagagttggtcataccaataacactaaatcgaccataccatctcaggtgattacttaagatcggtttcactaataaaagtcataccaatacaaaagtcaggcctagtgaatagttttaccaagaacataagcaagtcatgagcgattatactaatcacacatattggtagttcaaaagatatgcaatgaataacaataccaataagccctttcgattcacaaaacaagttcatgaatttacttactttaaacgaatgtaaaacattgtttcctaggatgaaatattcacctcatactcatacataatcacaataacattcaaacgattatgtcgatgtcttatatatgaagttcaaaacataagcattatacttcgtattgtattccttaatactatgtctaactagagtgtaatcattcatgcttcgcagttatgttttcaatatgcacgacttgaaagatacgttagaaaatgaaatagttcaagtcaattattactaacctcaagtggaaggatgatgtcttcgttgtagctccttacatcttcacttcttcaagtcttcataatacttgtaatgtctcatatcctaatactttcaagctaacctatacgaagttgactctagtacataatcaagcgactctttaaatgagttttggttcactaaaatatgacaaccaaacttgacataccaacgcttggtgggctcaaccgagctatgctctaacaaaagcaaTTTTCAACCGTGCGTGGCCTCACATCCATTGATCATGAAACAACTACATTTAAAATTTCGTCAAGTATGGATATCGGGGGGGGGGGGGGNNNNNNNNNNNNNNNNNNNNNNNNNNNNNNNNNNNNNNNNNNNNNNNNNNNNNNNNNNNNNNNNNNNNNNNNNNNNNNNNNNNNNNNNNNNNNNNNNNNNNNNNNNNNNNNNNNNNNNNNNNNNNNGGGGGAGGGAGATTCTCCTTTTTTCCATGTGCAGTATAATTGTAATACCCGAGATATTTATTCACTGTTTCGTGTCGGGTTATACCCGCCTTAGTTTGTTATTTAGGTTGTTTCCTTTGCCTTAGTCTAGCTGAGTTGTTTGGACtagaaaaacaacaaattatgGTGAAAATAGAGCCGTATAATTTATTTTAATAAGTAAATAAAACGAAATGAAAagacaatttaaaaaaaaattagttatttttataattaaaaaGTTTAGAAAATGGATTTTGCAAGTTAgaaaacaaaagtagaagaaataGATGGAGCTAGAGATTTTTAGAGAAGAAGGATTAAGAAAAATCAAGAGGAATTTGTATCAATTGAGAGGTATAATGTGAAACCCGATCTCTTTTGATGgttttatttgtgtgtttaatttataTGATTTTCTTTTGATAGGTTTCAAAAGTTCATTTGTGTAATGAGGTATCTTTGACTGATAATCAGactttttctgttgatagataaCATAATTGGGTGTCATTGATTAAAACTTGAAGTTAGTCCACCGtgaattcaccgttgaatgtttgtTTTAATTTGAGTGATAGTTTCTGAATTTCTGGACAATTTCGCTTTGGTCATAGTTTTGGCTATCTTAGGTAACCTAGATGATACTAAAATGATTAGATCAAAGAACAAAATTTATCTTTGTAATCTATCTATCAATGTGTTTTGGATTGGGTCAATTCCATATTGttatgaatttatcatgaattgtttggtATTGGTAATTACATGTAATCTGCCCAGTTTTTAGAATGTCACtataaattcgatatcttttgtttgaaccgttggcttgctgtgaaatttggatatgtggTTGTTTATTGAGTTATGTATGTTCTCCTAGAATTTTAGGAAGATCGGATAAAGTAATCACCCCTGAGATGTATGATGTAAAATGTGTGCAGTTAGCTTGTTTAcataaatgcttgaaagaaattcatgttTTTAGGCCATGGTTTCTTGTGTTTTTTGTAAAAAGGATTTATAAAatgaaatgagttcatgttttaccgttagATGGAACATGTTCTatgctaacggcgggtaatgatccccgagagttaaatgggtaatgatccccatgtaggaacttgtgtttcctgaccatcgatggcggTTGTTCATGCCGGATAACGAaaatgaaacgggtaatgatcctCGAGAGCATATGGTATGATTCTGATAGGAACTTTTGTTTCTGATTATCGATAGAGGCTGTCCGTGCCGAGAAACGATAGGTAGGCGTacaaaccaaggttttcgtaccgtgaactcatgaTTTGTTGGTGAGAATGTTAAtatgtgatgatgtgttgaaacTTAAATGAATGTTTTGTTGACAATAATATCAATGTTGTGAACTCGTAGACTGAATTCTAAATTGGATAATTTATCGAAAACATTGTTGGTATTGTGATTGTTGAATATCTCATTGGTTCGTTGAAAGTTGTACTGTGTTTATTGTTATATTTTTTCCTTATCAAAATGATTATGTTTTCACATCTTTAGAGAATTAGGAATGCATTCTACTGAGCTGTCATCTCAACCCAATTaacatccttgcagatttatcaaAGTTACGCAGCGGAAGTTAGGAATGAGTATCTTAGTGATTGTGTTGTTTCCTTGTAATTGCTTGACGTGTAATTTGATATCATTGTTTGTTGGAAATATAATTAAAGATGTTTAAAtaatgaactatgtttttttttttttaaaattctatTGTGCTTGGTGAACTAACTTAAATAATAACAAcaaatatatgcataagtcttttTCCGACTCGTAAcatttcgagttcggatctccatatgagTTTGACCCtgatccggaactcggggtgttacaattgTCCTAAAAGAAAGACATTTCTTTGCAAACGAATATCCAACCACTTTAGCCATAAACAATAATGATGTCATCCATGCATTTGAGTTTGCTCGATAAGTGTAATTGAGATTGTCCCGATTAATATTTTTAAAGCATATTGGATTAGGAAATTTTCCAATTATCCAAAGAGGAAGTttgtcagattcatcatcattgCAACAAACAACAATCATGATTCTCTCtttatcttgatttcttccctcTAATTGCTTTGTTGCGAGTGATTTATCGGCTCGCATACAATAGAGTAAACCAGTTTTATCCATGTTGTAAATGTCCTCCCAAACCCATTTGCCAAATTTTCCTCTTATCTATGGCAAACTGGCTTCAATTTTATCCATATTAATTGAACCACTCTTCCCAAAACGACGAAATGATTGGATGGCATGGCGTTGCTTGAATTTTCTCAACAAATTCAAATGATGTAGCTTCTGGATAAAGTTGCTTCAGTAAAAGTCTTCCCTTTTATTTTAGTAATCCACCACTAATATTGACATGCTCTTGATGACGAACAAACCATTCATAAATTGCGGACTCCATTAATAGGTACTTTACTGATTCCGAGTTTTGCATTTGGATTAATAGGTAAATTTCCTTGATAGTTGATTGGCTGCTTATTAAGCGCAAGTGATATTGGTCCTTGTGATATCTCAATGTCATGAGTATTGTTTAACTATTTCGTAAGATTTTTTACGTCCAGTTTGGATGcgattttttctttttgcataattctatacTAACTTTATCACTTATATGAGTTCTTTTCCTAACATTGGATgacattttgaagaaaaaaatattaaaaataatgaaTTATCCTACTATTTATAGTTGTAAAAAACATCGAAAATATCTTAACAGACTTATAAATTCATAGATAGATGCATGTACTTTTTTCTTGGAACTATAAGTATTTGTATACATTATTCAATACTTTTTACATACATTGAATTggcaagaaaaaaatatcaaaaaaatcttAATATCCTTATAAGTTCATAAATGGATTTTATAGTCAAATTAGAATTTTGCAAAATCACTAAGAAATTTGTCACAAAATTTGTCAAATCTTTTTATCACATGATCCCGATCACTCAACTCCGCCGACCTCAATAATGAGAGTCAGGTTCCTGGCTAAAAGAGCTAGCCCCATTTCCTTAGGCTCAAGGAATGAGAGCAAAGTCAATGATGTCGAGCTCTATTAAAACCCTGTCGTTACAGCGCATATTGGACCAAGATAAATACGAATGGTGCTTGGAACCCAAATTCTTCGAATTTGTTTCATTTTTATAGATTCAAACCATAAATTTGTTTATGCCCAGTCAATTTATTTAGTATGTTTTTCCGCAGAAGAAGCAGAGACTTGAGCAATTAGAGATACTTTGATGATGGTTGTGAAAAGAGACTTGATCGAATCATTGTTGAGAGTGATGCTTTAGCTATTTTGGAGCAAATTATAACAAGAAAATCTTCATAGGAGATCAGAAAACCCATTGTCCATTACAGAATATTAAAATCATAATTTCCAAGTTTAAGTTTATATCCTTTGTATTTGTTAACTGTTTTGCAAATGAAATCCCTCCTGATCTTGCTCAATGGGCTAAAACTAATGTCACTCACATGACTTGGTCCGTACCCCTATTTGGCTCCCGTTCTCTCCATGTAAGGACCGTAGGGTGGTCCATGCCCAATTTTCCCGGCATAAAGCTATAGCCCCAAAATTCCTGAGGTGATTTTTTGCCACTTCATATAAGTAGTAAAGACCTTTGTTGTTAAATCCCTCCTCCGTCTTCTTCTGCAAACAAGAGAGAAGTTCAAAAATGGCGCCATTGTTGCAAAGTACTCAGCCCTGGGTCGAGAAATAGTAAAGACCCTCCTTCCTTTTCTCTTTCTAGGTCTTAAGCTGAACCCTATATTTCTCCAttgatttttaatttcttttatatccTTTGAAATTGCGATGCAGTCGACCAAGGCAAGTGAAAGATGTAGCTCATCAAGATGAAGTTGTTCGAGTTCTTACCAACACTCTTGAAACCACTAACGTAATGCTTCCCTTTTCTTTTATTCATTTCAATTTCATCTATTTTTCTTTAACTTTTGGAAGTATGTATGAAGAaacctttttttatttattttgtatagtgTCCTCATATGCTATTCTATGGACCTCCTGGAACTGGAAAGACTACTACTGCTCTTGCCATTGCTCATCAGCTCTATGGGTACTCACACTATACCTCTCTCTCTCTGATGTCTGTTGGGGTTTGGATTTCATATACCCCTTACTCAATTTTCTGCATGTTACATAAAGATAGTTTTGATTTCGTGAAAAGATCTGTGTAAGTTGAGTTTATTGATTGATGCAAATAGTTAATTAATCTGAtttacaataaaataaaattagtgtTTGAGATGTTGGATGATTTGCTGTGTTTCTTCGAATTAGGGTTTAAGGGAAGAAAATGATTGGAACTCTGAGAGACATGAGGCTGCATAATAATTTGGTGTTATTGGAATAAATTAGTTGCAACAGATATTTGAAATGAATAGATGTTATTGTAGCTATTGGTAGTGGGTGTGATTTTGAACATTTTCCCTCTTTACTAGAACTTGCATTTTTATACTAATTTAGTGATTAGGGATGTTTTTTGTTCTCAATTTCAGAAGCATTGGTTTATATATTTATCTTCTGCAGACCTGAACTTTACAAGTCTAGAGTGCTAGAGCTCAATGCTAGTGATGATCGTGGAATCAATGTCGTGCGAACTAAGATCAAGAATTTTGCAGCTATTGCTGTTGGTTCTGCTGGTCGTCAGGGGTAAAACTCGATTTTGGACTCTTGGTTTGGACCTTATATTTAGTTTCACTTCCTTAACTATTAAGTTTCTTTCTCATCAAGTTAGGCCTTACCCTTGTCCGCCTTACAAGATCATTATACTCGATGAGGCTGATTCGATGACTGAAGATGCTCAGGTGTGTTCCATACGTAATGTAGCTTCACTATGTCCTTTGTATTGATTTGTAATATTAATTTAATAAATGTACTATGAAGAACGCCTTGCGACGAACGATGGAAACGTACTCCAAAGTTACTagattcttcttcatttgcaactATATCAGCAGGTTTGATCTTATCTTCTATCTTGTCATTCTGACATCCTCATTTGAATAGCTTATAATTGCATGTATTATTGTAGTTCTTACTTAGCAGATATGACGTTGTGCAGGATCATAGAACCACTTGCTTCCAGGTGTGCAAAGTTTAGGTTTAAGCCACTTACAGAGGACATTATGACCAGTCGTATATTGCACATATGCAAAGAAGAAGGGTTGTTTCTGGATTCTGAGGTGAAAAATTATTTGCTTGATGCAGCATGAATTTGGCTATACTACTTTCTAAGTTGGCTTCTTCTCACCACCACTAATAGCTGTAACATCTTGTATATATGTTTCATATATCAATGTAGGCTCTTTCCACCTTAAGCTCTATCTCTCAAGGTGATCTCCGTCGAGCTATAACACACTTGCAGGTGGGGTATCATTTTGACTTTTGGCGACCATTCATAACTCAAATTCCATGTAGCATTTAACTTTTTGTCTATAATATGGAATGGAGCtctttgaattttctttgttAAGAAAGTATGGAAGGATTTGGTGCTTCATAACTCTTGCCTTGTTTCTATCAAATATACCGCTCAAGTAATTATTTCTAGTTGTTACCACTGAGATAATATCATCTTTTGACAAAGAGTACTGAACTTGCAAATTTTGACACATTACAGGGTGCTGCTCGCTTATTCGGATCTTCAATTTCTTCCAAGGACTTGATTAGCGTGTCTGGGGTAGGTTATGTTGCGTTTAATGTTACCCTTCTTGCATATTTCTTTGACCGTCTGCTGGTTCATAATTTTTCTTGTTACTAGAGATGTTGTTCTCACCCGTCTTAAGTATGAAACATGTCAGACCAGTTAGTGAGCTAATTAAGATTGGTAGATCAGAGCAAGTCGATCTAGCAAAAATGTCGGTTCTTGAAAGATTTAGC includes the following:
- the LOC113286288 gene encoding replication factor C subunit 2-like — translated: MAPLLQSTQPWVEKYRPRQVKDVAHQDEVVRVLTNTLETTNCPHMLFYGPPGTGKTTTALAIAHQLYGPELYKSRVLELNASDDRGINVVRTKIKNFAAIAVGSAGRQGPYPCPPYKIIILDEADSMTEDAQNALRRTMETYSKVTRFFFICNYISRIIEPLASRCAKFRFKPLTEDIMTSRILHICKEEGLFLDSEALSTLSSISQGDLRRAITHLQGAARLFGSSISSKDLISVSGVIPEDVVQSLLVACRSGNFELANKEVNNVIAEGYPVSQVISQLFDVVVEADDITDEQKAKICKKLGESDKCLVDGADEYLQLLDVASSAMRSLCNMQEFSLD